A genomic segment from Hemitrygon akajei unplaced genomic scaffold, sHemAka1.3 Scf000096, whole genome shotgun sequence encodes:
- the LOC140722985 gene encoding uncharacterized protein, protein CGEGFTRSSDLIAHQRVHTGERPFTCSDCGKGFTRSSDLLGHKLVHTGERPFLCSFCGKGFISSSNLKVHQRVHTGEKPDTCLDCGKRFTCSSELKVHQRVHTGERPFSCSDCGKRFTRSYQLKLHQRINTGERPFTCSDCGKRFTRSIDLLGHKLVHTQERPFICTDCGKGFTASSQLQRHQRVHTRERPFTCTECGKGFSRSCQLQTHRRVHTGERPFICSECAKGFSQASHLLRHQRVHTGERPFTCSDCGKGFNCSSQLKGHQRVHTGENPFTCSDCGKGFTCLSQMKVHQRVHTGERPFTCSDCGKGFTCLSQMKVHQRVHTGERPFTCSDCGKGFTQSSHLKEHKRIHTRERPFTCSDCGKGFIQSHELLVHKSVHTGEWPFTCSDCGKGFTLSHALLVHQSVHTGEWPFNCSVCGKGFTCSSLMKVHQRVHTGERPFTCSVCGKGFTCASQLKVHQRIHTGEKPFTCSDCWKGFTCSSQLKVHQRIHTGEKPYTCSDCGKGFTCSSQLKVHQRIHTGEKPYTCSDCGKGFTCSSQLKVHQRIHTGEKPFTCSDCGKAFTQSFQLQRHQRIHTE, encoded by the coding sequence tgtggggaaggattcactcggtcatctgacctaattgctcaccagagagttcacaccggggagcggccattcacctgctcagactgtgggaagggattcactcggtcatccgacctactgggacataagttagttcacactggggagaggccattcctctgctcattctgtgggaaaggattcatttcatcatctaacctgaaggtacatcagcgagttcacactggtgagaagccagacacctgcttagactgtgggaagagattcacttgctcatcggaactgaaggtacatcagcgcgttcacactggggagcggccgttcagctgctcagactgtgggaagagattcactcggtcatatcAGCTGAAGCTACATCAGAGAAttaacactggagagaggccattcacctgctcagactgtgggaagagattcactcggtcaatcGACCTCCTGGGTCACAAGTTGGTTCACACtcaggagaggccgttcatctgcacagactgtgggaagggattcactgcgtcatctcaactacagagacaccagcgagttcacaccagggagaggccgttcacctgcacagaatgtgggaagggattcagtcgatcATGTCAACTACAGACACaccggcgagttcacactggcgagaggccattcatctgctcggAATGTGCAAAGGGATTCAGTCaggcatctcacctactgagacaccagcgagttcacactggggagaggccattcacctgctcagactgtgggaagggtttcaattgctcatcccaactgaagggacatcagcgagttcacactggagagaacccgttcacctgctcagactgtgggaagggatttacttgcTTATCCCaaatgaaggtacatcagcgagttcacactggagagaggccattcacctgctcagactgtgggaagggattcacttgcttatCCCaaatgaaggtacatcagcgagttcacactggagagaggccattcacctgctcagactgtgggaagggattcactcagtcatctcatctgaaggaaCATAAGCGAATTCACACtcgggagaggccgttcacctgttcagactgtgggaagggattcattcagtcacacgaattactggtacacaagtcagttcacactggggagtggccattcacctgctcagactgtgggaaaggattcactctgtcacacgcactactggtacaccagtcagttcacactggggagtggccattcaactgttcagtctgtgggaagggattcacttgctcatccctaatgaaggtacatcagcgagttcacactggagagaggccgttcacctgctcagtctgtgggaagggattcacttgtgcatcccaactgaaggtacatcagcgaattcacactggggagaagccgtttacctgctcagactgttggaagggattcacttgctcatcccaactgaaggtacatcagcgaattcacactggggagaagccgtatacctgctcagactgtgggaagggattcacttgttcatcccaactgaaggtacatcagcgaattcacactggggagaagccgtatacctgctcagactgtgggaagggattcacttgttcatcccaactgaaggtacatcagcgaattcacactggggagaagccgtttacctgctcagactgtgggaaggcattcactcagtcatttcaactacagagacaccagcgaattcacactgagtAG